One genomic segment of Musa acuminata AAA Group cultivar baxijiao chromosome BXJ3-3, Cavendish_Baxijiao_AAA, whole genome shotgun sequence includes these proteins:
- the LOC103977224 gene encoding protein MIZU-KUSSEI 1-like encodes MRTIDMGRSTPRDSPSSPFSSSSTRRHFQWRINKCPKEGAAERKERDDQPDEEKAAPSFLASSSSCPCREETAAAAVPKKKRTASVADAAVSRLRSLLAAAPFLRRNRMAGLGAHVTGTLYGHRRGHVHLAFQADGKSCPVVLVELATATSALVREMASGLVRISLECERKSGGGGEKAETTTTTATRLVEEPLWRAYVNGKKCGFAVQRDCGLADWKVLRAVEPVSMGAGVIPGDGGSTDRDVMYMRARFERVVGSKDSEAFYMMNPDNNGGPELSVYLLRV; translated from the coding sequence ATGAGGACCATCGACATGGGAAGAAGCACTCCTCGTGACTCCCCGTCCtcccctttctcttcctcctccaccagaAGACACTTCCAGTGGAGGATAAACAAGTGTCCCAAGGAAGGAGCAGCTGAGAGGAAGGAGCGAGATGACCAGCCGGATGAAGAGAAAGCCGCTCCCTCTTTCTTGGCCTCCTCCTCATCCTGTCCTTGCCGAGAAGAGACGGCCGCCGCTGCTGTGCCCAAGAAGAAGAGGACTGCTTCGGTCGCAGACGCTGCGGTCTCCAGGCTTCGGTCGCTTCTCGCGGCCGCGCCTTTCCTCCGCCGGAACCGGATGGCGGGCCTCGGCGCCCACGTCACGGGGACGCTCTACGGGCACCGACGCGGCCACGTCCACCTCGCCTTCCAGGCGGACGGCAAGTCGTGCCCGGTGGTGCTGGTCGAGCTGGCCACGGCCACGAGCGCGCTCGTGCGCGAGATGGCCTCCGGCCTGGTGAGGATCTCGCTCGAGTGCGAGCGCAAGTCAGGCGGCGGCGGTGAGAAGGCGGAGACGACGACGACAACGGCGACGAGGCTGGTGGAGGAGCCGCTCTGGCGGGCGTACGTCAACGGCAAGAAGTGCGGGTTCGCGGTGCAGCGCGACTGCGGGCTGGCGGACTGGAAGGTACTGAGGGCCGTCGAGCCGGTGTCCATGGGGGCCGGTGTGATCCCAGGCGACGGCGGCAGCACCGACAGGGATGTGATGTACATGCGAGCAAGGTTTGAGAGGGTGGTCGGCTCCAAAGACTCGGAGGCCTTCTACATGATGAACCCCGACAACAACGGCGGCCCTGAGCTCAGTGTCTATCTTCTCAGAGTCTAA